One genomic segment of Hordeum vulgare subsp. vulgare chromosome 2H, MorexV3_pseudomolecules_assembly, whole genome shotgun sequence includes these proteins:
- the LOC123428136 gene encoding oryzain alpha chain-like, translated as MEKKSTAATQSIPSATPLFLLGDAPLVSGMRTSMALLAASAALLLMVSLAAAADMSIVSYGERSEEEVRRMYAEWMAEHGSTYNAIGEEERRFEAFRDNLRYIDQHNAAADAGVHSFRLGLNRFADLTNEEYRSTYLGARTKPDRERKLSARYQAADNDELPESVDWRKKGAVGAVKDQGGCGSCWAFSAIAAVEGINQIVTGDMIPLSEQELVDCDTSYNQGCNGGLMDYAFEFIINNGGIDSEEDYPYKERDNRCDANKKNAKVVTIDGYEDVPVNSEKSLQKAVANQPISVAIEAGGRAFQLYKSGIFTGTCGTALDHGVAAVGYGTENGKDYWLVRNSWGSVWGEDGYIRMERNIKASSGKCGIAVEPSYPTKTGENPPNPGPTPPSPAPPSSVCDSYNECPASTTCCCIYEYGKECFAWGCCPLEGATCCDDHYSCCPHNYPICNTKQGTCLAAKDSPLSVKAQRRTLAKPIGAFSGIAIDGKKSSA; from the exons ATGGAGAAGAAAAGCACGGCTGCTACCCAATCCATCCCATCTGCTACCCCTCTCTTCCTGCTCGGTGACGCACCTCTGGTCTCGGGGATGAGGACCTCCATGGCTCTGCTGGCGGCCTCGGCGGCGCTGCTGCTGATGGTgtcgctggcggcggcggcggacatgTCGATCGTGTCCTACGGGGAGCGGAGCGAGGAGGAGGTCCGGCGGATGTACGCCGAGTGGATGGCGGAGCACGGCAGTACGTACAACGCCATCGGCGAGGAGGAGCGCCGCTTCGAGGCGTTCCGGGACAACCTCCGCTACATCGACCAGCAcaacgccgccgccgacgccgggGTCCACTCCTTCCGCCTCGGCCTCAACCGCTTCGCCGACCTCACCAACGAGGAGTACCGCAGCACCTACCTCGGCGCCCGCACTAAGCCCGACCGGGAGCGGAAGCTCAGCGCCAGGTACCAGGCCGCCGACAACGACGAGCTGCCCGAGTCCGTCGACTGGAGGAAGAAGGGCGCAGTTGGTGCCGTCAAGGACCAGGGCGGCTGTG GGAGCTGCTGGGCTTTCTCAGCAATAGCAGCTGTCGAAGGCATCAACCAGATTGTCACAGGCGACATGATCCCTCTGTCCGAGCAAGAGCTTGTTGACTGTGACACTTCATACAACCAGGGATGCAATGGAGGTCTGATGGACTATGCATTTGAGTTCATCATTAACAATGGTGGTATTGACTCTGAGGAGGACTACCCCTACAAGGAGAGGGACAACCGTTGCGATGCTAACAAG AAAAATGCCAAGGTTGTTACCATTGATGGGTACGAGGATGTGCCTGTGAACAGTGAGAAGAGTCTGCAAAAGGCAGTTGCAAACCAGCCCATCAGTGTTGCGATCGAGGCTGGTGGCAGGGCATTCCAGCTCTACAAATCG GGTATCTTCACGGGAACCTGTGGAACAGCACTTGACCATGGTGTCGCCGCCGTTGGTTATGGTACAGAGAATGGCAAGGACTACTGGCTCGTCAGGAACTCCTGGGGTAGCGTCTGGGGAGAGGATGGTTACATCCGGATGGAGCGTAACATCAAGGCATCCAGTGGCAAATGTGGTATTGCTGTCGAGCCTTCCTACCCGACGAAGACGGGCGAGAACCCCCCTAACCCCGGCCCAACTCCACCGTCTCCCGCCCCACCGTCTTCCGTCTGTGACAGCTACAACGAGTGCCCTGCGAGCACGACCTGCTGCTGCATCTACGAGTACGGCAAGGAGTGCTTCGCCTGGGGCTGTTGCCCACTTGAGGGTGCTACCTGCTGCGATGATCACTACAGCTGCTGCCCTCATAACTATCCCATCTGCAACACCAAGCAGGGAACGTGCCTTGCG GCCAAGGACAGCCCACTGTCAGTGAAGGCTCAGAGGCGTACCCTGGCCAAGCCTATAGGTGCTTTCTCTGGCATTGCAATTGACGGCAAGAAGAGCAGCGCGTAA